In Erpetoichthys calabaricus chromosome 2, fErpCal1.3, whole genome shotgun sequence, a genomic segment contains:
- the calca gene encoding calcitonin/calcitonin-related polypeptide, alpha isoform X2 produces MVPQKISAFLVFYALVVCQMYYSHAVPISRPGLESMTEHIILSDYEARRLLNALVKEFLQMTAEEMEETSDGNSSATPQKRACNTATCVTHRLADFLSRSGGMGNSNFVPTNVGSKAFGRRRRSLQK; encoded by the exons ATGGTCCCACAGAAAATATCCGCTTTCCTAGTTTTCTACGCCTTGGTTGTGTGTCAGATGTACTACTCACATGCGGTCCCTATCAG CCGACCTGGGCTCGAGTCCATGACAGAACACATCATACTCAGCGACTACGAAGCCAGACGCTTACTCAACGCTTTAGTAAAAGAGTTTTTACAGATGACTGcagaagaaatggaagaaacttctGATGGAAACAG CAGTGCCACACCACAGAAGAGAGCCTGCAACACCGCCACTTGTGTCACTCACCGTCTGGCTGACTTCCTCAGCCGGTCGGGTGGTATGGGGAACAGCAATTTCGTGCCAACCAACGTGGGATCCAAAGCCTTTGGCAGGCGAAGGAGAAGCCTTCAGAAGTAA
- the calca gene encoding calcitonin/calcitonin-related polypeptide, alpha isoform X3, which produces MVPQKISAFLVFYALVVCQMYYSHAVPISRPGLESMTEHIILSDYEARRLLNALVKEFLQMTAEEMEETSDGNSATPQKRACNTATCVTHRLADFLSRSGGMGNSNFVPTNVGSKAFGRRRRSLQK; this is translated from the exons ATGGTCCCACAGAAAATATCCGCTTTCCTAGTTTTCTACGCCTTGGTTGTGTGTCAGATGTACTACTCACATGCGGTCCCTATCAG CCGACCTGGGCTCGAGTCCATGACAGAACACATCATACTCAGCGACTACGAAGCCAGACGCTTACTCAACGCTTTAGTAAAAGAGTTTTTACAGATGACTGcagaagaaatggaagaaacttctGATGGAAACAG TGCCACACCACAGAAGAGAGCCTGCAACACCGCCACTTGTGTCACTCACCGTCTGGCTGACTTCCTCAGCCGGTCGGGTGGTATGGGGAACAGCAATTTCGTGCCAACCAACGTGGGATCCAAAGCCTTTGGCAGGCGAAGGAGAAGCCTTCAGAAGTAA
- the calca gene encoding calcitonin/calcitonin-related polypeptide, alpha isoform X1: MVPQKISAFLVFYALVVCQMYYSHAVPISRPGLESMTEHIILSDYEARRLLNALVKEFLQMTAEEMEETSDGNSLDRPISKRCSNLSTCVLGKLSQELHKLQTYPRTDVGAGTPGKKRNVVNELESERYVNYGERN; encoded by the exons ATGGTCCCACAGAAAATATCCGCTTTCCTAGTTTTCTACGCCTTGGTTGTGTGTCAGATGTACTACTCACATGCGGTCCCTATCAG CCGACCTGGGCTCGAGTCCATGACAGAACACATCATACTCAGCGACTACGAAGCCAGACGCTTACTCAACGCTTTAGTAAAAGAGTTTTTACAGATGACTGcagaagaaatggaagaaacttctGATGGAAACAG CCTGGACAGACCGATTTCCAAACGCTGCTCCAATCTGAGTACTTGCGTGCTGGGCAAACTTTCACAGGAGTTGCACAAATTGCAAACGTATCCCCGTACTGACGTCGGAGCGGGAACTCCGGGCAAGAAAAGGAATGTTGTGAATGAGCTGGAAAGTGAACGCTATGTGAACTATGGAGAACGCAACTAG